The Synechocystis sp. PCC 7509 genome includes a window with the following:
- a CDS encoding Uma2 family endonuclease produces MIAQSPQKLITVDNFVAEYGDDNRYELVDGELIDMEPTGTHEQFAAFVGRKLNVEIDKLDAPYFIPYRCLIKLLGTVTAFRPDLIVLNQTQLVNESLWQKEPVITLGASIQLIVEVVSINWQNDYARKVEDYALLGVPEYWIVDCLGIGGREYIGKPKQPTITICTLNEDEYQKRLFKGSDRLISPTFPQLALTTEQIVAASQIKTQL; encoded by the coding sequence ATGATAGCCCAATCGCCACAAAAACTAATCACTGTTGACAATTTCGTTGCAGAATATGGCGACGACAACCGTTATGAGTTAGTCGATGGAGAATTAATTGATATGGAACCGACGGGAACTCACGAACAGTTTGCAGCCTTTGTTGGGCGGAAACTAAATGTAGAAATTGATAAGCTTGATGCTCCCTACTTTATTCCCTATCGTTGCCTAATCAAACTACTAGGAACCGTGACAGCATTTCGCCCCGACCTAATTGTATTAAATCAAACTCAACTTGTAAACGAATCGTTGTGGCAAAAAGAACCAGTAATCACCCTTGGGGCTTCTATTCAACTTATTGTTGAGGTTGTCAGCATCAATTGGCAAAATGATTACGCCCGTAAAGTTGAAGACTATGCCCTATTAGGTGTTCCGGAATACTGGATTGTAGATTGTTTAGGCATTGGTGGTAGAGAATACATTGGCAAACCCAAACAGCCAACTATTACTATCTGCACGTTAAACGAAGATGAGTATCAAAAACGATTGTTTAAAGGTAGCGATCGCCTAATTTCCCCAACTTTTCCTCAACTAGCACTCACAACAGAGCAGATTGTCGCCGCTAGTCAAATTAAAACACAGCTTTAA
- a CDS encoding inorganic phosphate transporter has translation MIFLVAFLAFYVAWNLGANDVANSMGTSVGSKAVTLRQALVIAGVLEFTGAVLFGQEVSQTLATEIVNPALFTDAPQVLLIGMASVLIACGVWLQIATSRGLPVASSHAVVGAIAGFSACAVGINAIAWSSIGLITIGWIVTPILSGLIAVLLYSTIKHWILDKTNKVQQLDEWIPWLSVALVGVFGIIVLPPITNTPLIANLPIPRQDVALAIGGLAAISITFNAWRQLAADKNVDDSVVIERQLAKFQLLSACFVAFAHGSNDVGNAIAPLAVIAYINNTGSVPQGVLNIPLWILILGGAGIVAGLAVWGKKVIATIGESIITLQPSGGFCAELATATTILLASRLGLPVSTSHALVGGVVGIGLVQNYKSIQFSTLKNIALAWVVTIPISAALSAGLFSLARLLFF, from the coding sequence ATGATTTTTCTCGTAGCTTTTTTAGCTTTCTATGTAGCCTGGAATCTTGGCGCGAACGATGTTGCAAACTCTATGGGGACATCGGTAGGTTCTAAAGCTGTTACTTTGCGCCAAGCTTTGGTAATTGCTGGAGTTTTAGAGTTTACCGGAGCGGTATTATTTGGACAAGAAGTATCGCAAACTTTAGCTACCGAAATTGTTAACCCGGCTTTATTTACTGATGCACCGCAAGTATTATTAATTGGGATGGCTTCAGTTTTAATTGCTTGTGGAGTATGGCTACAAATTGCTACCAGTCGCGGCTTACCTGTAGCATCATCTCATGCGGTGGTAGGTGCGATCGCGGGTTTTAGTGCTTGTGCGGTAGGAATAAATGCGATCGCTTGGTCATCTATTGGTTTAATTACTATAGGTTGGATAGTTACACCAATACTTAGCGGGTTAATTGCAGTTTTACTTTACAGCACGATTAAACATTGGATTTTAGATAAAACCAACAAAGTACAGCAATTAGATGAGTGGATTCCTTGGCTAAGTGTTGCTTTAGTTGGCGTATTTGGGATAATTGTTTTACCACCGATTACCAACACGCCATTAATTGCTAATTTACCCATTCCTCGCCAGGATGTTGCTCTAGCAATTGGGGGATTGGCGGCTATAAGTATTACTTTTAATGCTTGGCGACAGTTAGCCGCCGATAAAAATGTAGATGATAGCGTTGTTATTGAGCGCCAATTAGCCAAATTTCAACTCTTGAGTGCTTGCTTTGTCGCCTTTGCTCACGGTTCTAACGATGTGGGAAATGCGATCGCACCTCTAGCCGTAATTGCCTATATTAACAATACTGGTAGCGTTCCCCAAGGAGTCTTAAATATACCTTTGTGGATTTTAATTCTAGGCGGTGCGGGTATCGTAGCGGGTTTAGCAGTTTGGGGGAAAAAAGTCATTGCCACCATTGGCGAAAGTATTATTACCTTGCAACCTAGCGGTGGTTTTTGTGCAGAATTGGCGACAGCAACCACAATTTTGCTGGCTTCTCGCTTGGGTTTACCTGTTTCTACTTCCCATGCTTTAGTTGGCGGCGTTGTGGGAATTGGACTTGTGCAAAACTATAAGTCAATTCAATTTTCAACGTTGAAAAATATTGCTTTAGCTTGGGTTGTTACCATCCCCATTAGCGCCGCCTTAAGTGCAGGTTTGTTTAGCTTGGCAAGGTTATTGTTTTTTTAG
- a CDS encoding ATP phosphoribosyltransferase regulatory subunit, whose amino-acid sequence MIYQPPTGARDLLPLDVAQKHWIEERLQQVFQRYGYHQIITSTLERLDTLMAGGAIERRSVIQLQGAEEEELGLRPELTASIARAAVTRMAGVTYPQRLYYTANVFRRTKGSSYNRQQEFYQAGVELLGGGGGFADAEILLLVAECLQELGLTNWRLILGEAGIARSLLSPFPPQLQDTVRKAIASLDRVTLENLPLSDELKARSLLLLDLRGNPADVLQQVASLDLDESQIEAVHHLKSLIALLDECYPGVNSQFPLILDLSLVQTLDYYTGIVFEVVSDRNQTHILGQGGRYDRLLGLYHPQGESSPGIGFALNIEELQQVLLGSSQLPKFTPASNWLVVPENPNAYADAFAYAQKLRSSSHQVQVEMELEGRNSHIIREYARNRRIGQIAWIKAGGMPTIESLNARSHISC is encoded by the coding sequence ATGATTTATCAACCACCCACAGGCGCAAGGGACTTATTACCGCTAGATGTTGCTCAAAAACACTGGATTGAAGAGCGATTGCAGCAAGTATTTCAACGCTATGGCTATCACCAAATTATTACTTCAACTTTAGAGCGATTAGATACACTGATGGCGGGAGGAGCGATTGAGCGACGCTCAGTAATTCAGTTGCAAGGCGCAGAGGAGGAAGAATTAGGTTTGCGTCCCGAACTTACAGCTTCCATTGCGAGAGCCGCCGTAACGCGCATGGCGGGCGTAACTTATCCGCAAAGGTTGTATTATACGGCTAACGTATTTCGTCGCACTAAAGGCAGTTCCTACAATCGTCAGCAAGAGTTTTATCAAGCTGGAGTAGAGTTGTTAGGCGGTGGGGGTGGATTTGCGGATGCGGAAATACTGCTGCTTGTGGCGGAGTGCTTGCAGGAACTAGGATTAACAAATTGGCGATTGATTTTAGGAGAAGCGGGGATTGCTCGGAGTTTACTGTCTCCTTTTCCTCCCCAATTGCAAGATACTGTTAGAAAAGCGATCGCATCTTTGGATAGAGTAACTTTAGAAAACCTACCTTTGAGTGATGAACTAAAAGCCCGAAGCCTATTATTACTAGACTTGCGCGGGAATCCCGCCGATGTTTTACAACAAGTTGCAAGTTTAGACTTGGATGAGTCGCAAATAGAAGCAGTACATCATCTAAAATCTTTAATAGCTTTGCTAGACGAATGTTATCCGGGCGTTAATAGTCAATTTCCCTTGATTTTAGACTTAAGTTTGGTGCAGACTTTGGACTATTACACAGGGATAGTTTTTGAAGTAGTTAGCGATCGCAACCAAACTCATATACTAGGGCAAGGGGGACGCTACGATCGGCTTTTAGGGCTTTATCATCCTCAAGGCGAGTCATCCCCAGGAATTGGCTTTGCGCTCAATATTGAGGAATTGCAGCAAGTTTTACTCGGTAGCAGTCAATTACCCAAGTTTACCCCGGCGAGTAATTGGTTAGTAGTTCCCGAAAACCCCAATGCTTACGCCGACGCTTTTGCTTACGCTCAGAAATTGAGAAGTTCTAGTCATCAAGTGCAAGTAGAAATGGAGTTAGAAGGCAGAAACAGCCACATTATCCGCGAATACGCCCGTAATCGGCGCATTGGACAAATTGCTTGGATTAAAGCTGGAGGTATGCCAACCATTGAATCATTAAATGCGCGATCGCACATTTCCTGTTGA
- a CDS encoding J domain-containing protein, which produces MSLYIDIGLFKFDFTDCHAVLGIPIDADFKDIRQQYLKIARRLHPDSTAAKGEVARQKANDLFSKIVNPAYEKFTTERSRAEYTVLLKDISKRVRQEQNPQFQHEASQELAKTNNIEHTYKTALHKLALNQYEDLDRVLEIIAQISELNLVYLMRQADRAFTSTSQSFPSNVSKALEDSKQTPPPPDAPAPETLVEQYLRRAQKLMEKNNFAHARVELQDALKLEPNNTIAHSLMGIVYLKQNQLTMARVHINKALQLNPNEPMALRSKQVLAEAVPKIEGQTHPAKTTGAGADKPKGGLFGGLFGGKKNK; this is translated from the coding sequence ATGTCTTTATATATTGATATTGGACTATTCAAATTTGATTTTACAGATTGCCATGCAGTCTTAGGTATACCTATTGATGCAGATTTTAAGGATATTCGCCAACAATACCTAAAAATTGCTCGCCGCCTGCACCCTGATAGCACGGCGGCTAAGGGAGAAGTGGCAAGACAAAAAGCTAATGACTTATTTTCTAAGATTGTTAATCCAGCTTACGAAAAATTCACTACCGAGCGATCGCGGGCTGAGTATACTGTGCTATTAAAAGATATTAGTAAACGAGTAAGACAAGAACAAAACCCGCAGTTTCAGCACGAAGCATCCCAGGAATTAGCTAAAACAAATAACATCGAACATACTTATAAAACGGCACTACACAAACTTGCTCTCAATCAATACGAAGACTTAGATCGAGTTTTAGAAATTATTGCTCAAATTAGCGAACTAAATTTAGTCTATTTAATGCGTCAAGCAGATAGAGCATTTACGTCTACATCGCAATCGTTTCCAAGTAATGTGTCAAAAGCCCTAGAGGACAGCAAGCAAACGCCGCCTCCACCAGACGCGCCAGCTCCTGAAACTCTGGTGGAACAATACCTACGCCGCGCTCAAAAATTGATGGAAAAAAATAACTTTGCTCACGCCAGAGTAGAGTTGCAAGATGCTCTAAAATTAGAACCTAATAATACTATTGCTCATAGTTTAATGGGAATAGTTTATTTAAAGCAAAATCAATTAACAATGGCTAGGGTTCACATTAATAAAGCTTTACAACTAAATCCAAATGAACCAATGGCATTAAGAAGCAAGCAAGTATTAGCAGAAGCTGTACCAAAAATAGAAGGACAAACCCATCCAGCGAAAACGACAGGAGCAGGCGCTGATAAACCAAAAGGTGGTTTGTTTGGCGGTTTGTTTGGTGGGAAGAAAAACAAATGA
- a CDS encoding inositol monophosphatase family protein, with protein sequence MTSSSQLSGFLEIATEAALAAGEVLLDYLGNIGTATQKGRPGDLVTVADKASEAVVLEILQRHFPNHSILAEESGKLGLAESQYLWAIDPLDGTTNYAHQYPFFAVSIGLLVDGIPEVGVIFDPFAQELFRAARGLGATKNRRPIQVSTTNKLSESLLVSGFAYDRHETADNNYAEFCHLTHLTQGVRRSGSAALDLAHVACGRLDGYWERGIAPWDISAGVILLQEAGGKVTAYDQSPLSIESGRILATNGLIHHNLSQELIKVAALS encoded by the coding sequence ATGACTTCATCATCACAATTGTCAGGTTTTTTAGAAATTGCCACCGAAGCGGCTCTCGCTGCGGGTGAAGTCTTGCTAGATTATTTAGGTAATATTGGTACGGCAACTCAAAAAGGTCGCCCAGGAGACTTAGTAACCGTTGCTGACAAAGCTTCCGAAGCTGTAGTATTGGAAATTTTGCAGCGACACTTTCCTAATCATTCAATCCTTGCGGAAGAATCGGGCAAACTAGGATTAGCCGAAAGTCAATATTTGTGGGCTATAGATCCTCTTGATGGCACAACTAATTACGCTCATCAATACCCCTTTTTTGCCGTTTCTATTGGATTGCTAGTTGATGGGATTCCAGAAGTTGGCGTTATTTTCGATCCCTTTGCTCAAGAATTATTTCGTGCTGCTAGGGGACTAGGCGCTACCAAAAATCGTCGCCCTATTCAAGTTTCTACCACAAATAAATTAAGTGAAAGCCTCTTGGTGTCTGGTTTTGCCTACGATCGCCACGAAACGGCAGATAATAACTATGCCGAATTTTGTCATCTTACCCATCTTACTCAAGGAGTACGGCGCAGTGGTTCGGCAGCTTTAGATTTGGCTCATGTTGCTTGCGGGCGTTTAGATGGTTACTGGGAGCGGGGAATTGCCCCTTGGGATATCAGCGCGGGGGTGATTTTACTTCAAGAAGCTGGGGGAAAAGTTACAGCTTACGATCAAAGTCCATTAAGTATTGAGTCTGGGCGAATTTTGGCTACCAATGGCTTGATTCACCATAACTTAAGTCAGGAACTAATAAAAGTTGCGGCGTTGTCTTAG
- a CDS encoding thermonuclease family protein codes for MRNKKFVCILLLLVGCQNATKPQGLTVQVKQVTSGQTIEVVSKGKTMLVRLIGIDAPNMQQQPHGQVAKNSLAQVIANKQVILEFDEQKQDEFGRYLAYVWSDLLVNEYLVKQGVVLVAMKSPNHKYDTRLVRAQEWARLQEQGIWNAKQPMTLTPAEFRAQYR; via the coding sequence ATGAGGAATAAAAAGTTTGTTTGTATCCTATTACTTCTAGTTGGATGTCAAAATGCAACTAAGCCTCAAGGCTTGACAGTACAAGTAAAACAAGTAACTAGCGGACAAACTATCGAAGTAGTTAGCAAAGGAAAAACAATGCTTGTGCGGCTAATTGGGATTGATGCGCCCAATATGCAACAACAGCCGCACGGGCAAGTCGCCAAAAATTCTTTAGCTCAGGTGATCGCAAATAAACAGGTAATCCTAGAATTTGACGAACAAAAACAAGATGAATTTGGACGGTACTTAGCTTACGTGTGGAGCGACTTGTTAGTGAATGAATATTTGGTAAAACAAGGCGTAGTATTAGTTGCCATGAAGTCGCCCAATCACAAATATGACACGCGGTTAGTTCGCGCTCAAGAATGGGCTAGACTTCAAGAGCAGGGAATTTGGAACGCCAAACAACCAATGACTCTGACTCCTGCCGAATTTCGCGCTCAGTATCGCTAA
- a CDS encoding 2Fe-2S iron-sulfur cluster-binding protein, which yields MTRYFTVKIRDRLSNQVHTLQVPETSYILQNAENQGVKLPYLCRNGACTACAVRVVSGEIYQPEAMGLSHELRKQGYALLCVSYARSDLEVETQDEDEVYELQFGQYFGKGKVKVGLPLDEE from the coding sequence ATGACTCGTTACTTCACCGTTAAGATTCGCGATCGCCTTTCTAACCAAGTCCACACCCTGCAAGTACCAGAAACAAGCTACATTTTGCAAAACGCTGAAAATCAAGGGGTAAAATTACCTTACTTGTGTCGCAATGGCGCTTGTACCGCCTGCGCCGTGCGGGTAGTATCGGGAGAAATCTATCAGCCGGAAGCAATGGGACTATCGCACGAATTACGCAAACAAGGCTATGCTCTATTGTGTGTAAGTTATGCCCGCTCTGACTTGGAAGTAGAAACCCAAGACGAAGACGAGGTATACGAACTTCAATTTGGGCAATACTTCGGCAAAGGTAAAGTTAAAGTCGGTTTGCCCTTAGATGAGGAATAA
- the mrdA gene encoding penicillin-binding protein 2: MSSLRSAPSKKNNTTRNVGKNYQSLFLMLGITLLMFGGIGSRLAYLQIVRGSQYRQQADSNRIRVIPKQPERGTIFDRHGKILASSRLSHAVYVWPIAPKNAEWATTKARLSQILQTPEAEIQKRLEKAGYDSSTLVRIARDLTPAQITALAEYHNQLKDVEVYIEAVREYPNGELASHVLGYTGEMSDRELVKKRSQGYRLGDVVGQMGVEAAFEQQLRGEWGGQQVEVDGKGRIIKILGAKPAKTGQNVYLTIDINLQKAAEKALGLRQGAIVALDPRNGAVLAMVSRPAFDPNIFTKRIAPQAWKNLQSKDHPFVNRALRGFPPASTFKIITTTAGIESGKFAPSTVLPTYACMNIGGTTFCDWNRAGFGPLGFAGALAWSSDTFFYQIGRGVGGPTLIDWTRRYGFGKKTGIELASEEARGLVADDKWKQANLDLPWSVGDTVNMSIGQGFLQVSPLQTAMMFAVPANGGYLVKPHLLKNNETAKTWRKSLNLKPDTVRVLRQGLRQVVDGGTGKALNSPTIPPASGKSGTAEAFGHQSHTWFGGYAPSSKPEIVVVAFAEHSGGGGGKICAPMVLQVMEAYFKKK, translated from the coding sequence ATGTCCTCTTTACGTTCTGCTCCCAGCAAAAAGAATAATACGACTCGTAATGTAGGAAAAAATTATCAATCCTTATTTCTCATGCTGGGCATTACTTTACTAATGTTTGGTGGAATTGGTAGTCGTTTAGCTTACCTGCAAATTGTCCGAGGTAGCCAATATCGCCAACAAGCAGATAGCAACCGCATTCGCGTCATTCCCAAACAACCAGAACGCGGCACTATATTTGATCGCCATGGCAAAATTCTTGCCAGTAGTCGCCTTTCCCATGCGGTGTACGTATGGCCAATAGCTCCCAAAAATGCAGAATGGGCGACAACAAAGGCGCGACTCTCTCAAATTCTCCAGACTCCTGAAGCAGAAATTCAAAAACGTTTAGAAAAAGCTGGCTATGATTCCTCAACTTTGGTACGAATAGCAAGGGATCTAACTCCTGCTCAAATCACCGCCTTAGCTGAATATCACAACCAATTAAAAGATGTAGAGGTGTATATAGAAGCCGTGCGAGAATATCCCAATGGTGAATTAGCCTCTCACGTCCTCGGTTATACCGGAGAAATGAGCGATCGCGAGTTAGTTAAAAAACGCTCTCAAGGCTACCGCCTGGGGGATGTAGTCGGTCAAATGGGCGTAGAAGCAGCTTTTGAACAACAGCTAAGAGGAGAATGGGGAGGTCAACAAGTAGAAGTAGATGGAAAAGGCAGAATAATCAAAATATTAGGTGCAAAACCCGCTAAAACCGGGCAAAATGTTTATTTAACTATAGATATAAACTTACAAAAAGCCGCCGAAAAAGCATTAGGACTTCGCCAAGGAGCAATTGTCGCCCTAGATCCCCGTAATGGCGCAGTTTTAGCCATGGTTAGTCGCCCAGCTTTCGATCCAAATATATTTACTAAACGCATCGCTCCGCAAGCGTGGAAAAACTTACAAAGTAAAGATCATCCCTTCGTCAACCGCGCTTTGCGAGGCTTTCCCCCGGCGAGTACCTTCAAAATTATTACTACCACCGCCGGAATTGAATCCGGCAAATTTGCGCCTAGTACCGTACTGCCAACTTATGCTTGTATGAACATCGGCGGTACAACATTTTGCGACTGGAATCGCGCCGGATTTGGGCCGTTGGGATTTGCTGGCGCTCTAGCTTGGAGTAGCGATACATTCTTCTATCAAATTGGTAGAGGCGTTGGTGGGCCAACTTTAATTGATTGGACGCGCCGTTATGGTTTCGGTAAAAAAACAGGCATAGAATTAGCCTCTGAAGAAGCACGGGGATTAGTTGCTGATGATAAATGGAAGCAAGCAAATCTCGATTTACCTTGGAGTGTAGGCGATACCGTTAATATGTCCATTGGTCAAGGATTTTTGCAAGTGTCGCCCCTGCAAACAGCGATGATGTTTGCTGTACCAGCCAATGGCGGCTACCTAGTCAAACCCCACTTACTCAAAAACAATGAAACTGCCAAAACCTGGCGCAAGTCTCTAAACCTCAAACCTGACACCGTGCGCGTACTGCGTCAAGGATTGCGTCAAGTAGTCGATGGCGGAACGGGAAAAGCTTTAAATTCTCCAACTATTCCCCCGGCTTCGGGTAAAAGTGGAACTGCTGAAGCTTTTGGACATCAATCTCATACATGGTTTGGCGGCTATGCACCTAGCAGTAAACCGGAAATTGTCGTTGTTGCCTTTGCCGAACATTCTGGAGGTGGCGGTGGCAAAATTTGCGCTCCGATGGTGTTGCAAGTGATGGAAGCTTATTTTAAAAAGAAATAG
- a CDS encoding PD-(D/E)XK nuclease family protein, producing the protein MRLSQGQLNLLERCPRQFQHTYLDGFGSPTSLEQQERLSSGSRFHLLMQQQELGLPIDALVKEDAQLQGWMNAFAGAATEILTPVDGEFRESEHCRTLQVEEYLLTVIYDLFIARGDSCQILDWKTYPKPQDRRKLAQNWQTLLYQYVLAETSEYLPEQISMIYWFVQSEDKPQSLTFTYSNAQHQQIEKKLNSLLLQLSNWLQRYEIGEQFPQVVEGSKTCNYCQFVSRCDRNWEPDLAEQEYSTNKLLNLATIQEVIIQ; encoded by the coding sequence ATGCGATTATCTCAAGGACAGCTAAACTTACTCGAACGTTGTCCGCGTCAATTTCAACATACTTATTTAGACGGTTTTGGCTCTCCTACTAGCTTAGAGCAACAAGAGCGTTTAAGTTCTGGTAGCCGCTTTCACCTGTTGATGCAGCAGCAAGAATTAGGTTTGCCTATTGATGCTTTAGTTAAAGAAGACGCACAACTGCAAGGCTGGATGAATGCTTTTGCAGGCGCAGCTACAGAAATATTGACCCCCGTTGATGGCGAGTTTCGGGAAAGCGAACATTGTCGCACTTTGCAAGTTGAAGAATATTTGCTAACGGTGATTTATGACTTATTCATCGCTAGAGGTGATAGTTGCCAAATTCTCGATTGGAAAACTTACCCCAAACCCCAAGATCGGCGCAAATTAGCCCAAAATTGGCAAACTCTGCTTTACCAATATGTATTAGCGGAAACTAGCGAATATTTGCCCGAACAAATTTCTATGATTTACTGGTTTGTGCAATCAGAGGATAAACCGCAAAGTTTAACCTTTACTTACAGCAACGCCCAGCACCAGCAAATAGAGAAAAAACTCAATTCTTTACTTCTGCAACTGAGTAATTGGCTTCAACGTTACGAAATCGGCGAACAATTCCCGCAAGTGGTAGAAGGTAGCAAAACTTGTAATTATTGCCAATTTGTTAGTAGATGCGATCGCAATTGGGAGCCAGATTTAGCTGAACAAGAATATAGTACAAATAAACTATTAAATCTTGCTACTATTCAAGAAGTAATAATTCAGTAG
- the recJ gene encoding single-stranded-DNA-specific exonuclease RecJ, with amino-acid sequence MTEQLQNWTVISVESPPEWFVQAVKSYVSNSSGHYAAQLLWQRGVKDVQQLAEFIKPQLYQASTPFVFGQEMQQAVARLQAARDRHQKVTIWGDFDADGITSTAVLWDGLGQFFPQHQQLNYYIPNRLTQSHGLNCQGIDEAAQNNTKLIVTCDTGSTNIEEIIYANSLGIDIIVTDHHTLPSDRPPVTAIINPRYLPSNHQLFHLSGVAVAYKLVEALYQTLPDVPKQPLEDLLDLVAIGLIADLVQLSGDCRYLAQVGIEKMQSDSKKLEAERRRPGVGRLLDLCRRSGDRPTDISFGLGPRINAVSRIQGDASFCVELLTSKDVERCNQLAEATELANTRRKSLQKDVQQQVNAKLEQMDLSTTSVIVLEDPQWAVGVLGLVAGQVAQQTGRPTILLSTDTEGQTGLARGSARSVNQVDLYQLVKDQAHLLHRFGGHPFAAGLSLPVENIPLFTEAINQRLRQILGDATSPPTMQADLVVTVADLGENLFKELKLLEPCGMGNPVPKLLIQNCWFEEVKNQNICDFKGKTVKYIKTKFQLRDDSTNLRFPGVWWGHYSEEIPKGRCDAILELDHNSYKNPEKFIKPHYEVRLLAIRQCANATQLTSPILPNKILDWRQGNFEQLTASVLLVKNCPSNWDDLRAWYDRSLDENKPLAIAYNSPNPASPRIVWLNLVGIAKYLSRTQQGVTRTQLMEKLGISDLLLRLGFTALKCLGFKVSFQNGAFKMSLLEIEPTIADTENLQTIEQFIAAVREEQFQRQYFYKVPISTISAVFSQKLPVEV; translated from the coding sequence ATGACAGAACAATTACAAAACTGGACTGTAATATCGGTAGAATCGCCGCCAGAGTGGTTTGTGCAAGCGGTGAAAAGCTATGTTTCCAATTCTTCGGGACATTACGCGGCTCAATTATTGTGGCAGCGTGGGGTTAAAGACGTGCAGCAGTTGGCAGAATTTATTAAACCCCAACTATATCAAGCTTCTACTCCATTTGTATTTGGGCAAGAAATGCAGCAAGCGGTAGCCAGATTGCAAGCAGCACGCGATCGCCATCAAAAGGTTACTATTTGGGGAGATTTTGACGCAGACGGCATTACCTCAACGGCGGTTTTATGGGATGGATTGGGGCAGTTTTTCCCGCAACATCAGCAGCTAAATTACTACATTCCCAATCGTCTTACTCAATCGCACGGTTTAAACTGTCAGGGAATTGATGAAGCTGCCCAAAACAATACTAAGTTGATTGTTACTTGCGATACTGGCAGCACAAATATTGAAGAAATAATTTATGCAAACTCTTTAGGAATTGACATTATAGTTACCGATCATCATACTTTACCGAGCGATCGCCCTCCGGTAACTGCAATTATCAATCCGCGTTATTTGCCAAGCAACCATCAACTCTTTCATCTTTCTGGAGTTGCTGTAGCTTACAAATTAGTAGAAGCACTTTATCAAACCTTGCCTGATGTCCCTAAGCAACCTCTAGAAGACTTATTAGATTTAGTAGCGATTGGACTTATAGCCGATTTAGTGCAGTTAAGTGGCGATTGTCGGTACTTGGCACAGGTGGGAATTGAAAAAATGCAATCTGATTCCAAAAAGTTAGAAGCAGAACGCCGCAGACCTGGAGTGGGGCGTTTATTGGATCTTTGTCGTCGAAGTGGCGATCGCCCGACAGATATTTCTTTTGGCTTGGGTCCAAGAATAAACGCCGTGAGTCGGATTCAAGGAGATGCGTCTTTTTGCGTAGAGTTGCTGACAAGCAAAGATGTAGAACGTTGCAACCAATTGGCGGAAGCAACCGAACTAGCAAATACTCGGCGAAAGTCTTTACAAAAAGATGTCCAGCAGCAAGTAAACGCCAAACTAGAACAGATGGATTTATCAACTACAAGCGTTATAGTTTTAGAAGATCCACAATGGGCTGTAGGGGTACTGGGATTAGTCGCCGGACAAGTCGCCCAGCAAACAGGTCGCCCAACGATTTTATTAAGTACCGATACCGAAGGACAAACAGGTTTAGCGCGTGGTTCAGCGCGATCGGTAAATCAAGTCGATTTGTACCAGTTAGTAAAAGATCAAGCGCATTTATTGCACCGATTCGGCGGACACCCTTTTGCGGCGGGGTTAAGTTTACCTGTAGAAAATATCCCCTTATTTACTGAAGCAATTAACCAAAGATTGCGGCAAATATTGGGAGATGCGACTTCACCGCCCACAATGCAAGCCGATTTAGTCGTCACCGTTGCCGATTTAGGTGAGAATCTTTTTAAAGAATTGAAACTACTCGAACCCTGTGGAATGGGAAACCCCGTCCCAAAACTATTGATTCAAAACTGTTGGTTTGAAGAAGTTAAGAATCAAAATATCTGTGATTTTAAGGGTAAAACAGTTAAATATATAAAAACCAAATTTCAATTGCGTGATGACTCCACAAACCTTAGATTTCCCGGTGTATGGTGGGGACACTATAGTGAAGAAATCCCTAAAGGGCGCTGCGATGCAATTTTAGAACTCGATCACAACAGTTATAAAAATCCCGAAAAATTCATAAAACCTCATTACGAAGTTAGGCTTTTAGCGATTCGTCAGTGCGCTAATGCAACACAACTTACTTCCCCAATATTGCCCAACAAAATTTTAGATTGGCGACAAGGTAATTTTGAGCAGTTAACAGCATCAGTATTATTAGTCAAAAATTGTCCTAGTAATTGGGACGATCTGCGGGCTTGGTACGATCGCTCACTTGACGAAAATAAACCACTGGCGATCGCTTATAACTCTCCTAACCCAGCTTCACCCCGGATTGTTTGGCTAAATTTGGTAGGGATTGCTAAATATCTCAGCCGCACCCAGCAAGGCGTTACGCGCACTCAACTGATGGAAAAATTGGGAATTAGCGACTTATTATTGCGACTAGGATTTACAGCTTTAAAATGTTTGGGTTTTAAAGTTAGCTTTCAAAACGGAGCTTTTAAAATGAGCTTGCTTGAAATAGAGCCAACTATTGCCGATACTGAGAACTTGCAGACTATTGAGCAATTTATCGCGGCGGTACGAGAGGAGCAATTTCAGCGCCAGTATTTTTATAAAGTGCCTATTTCTACCATCAGCGCGGTTTTTTCTCAGAAATTGCCTGTAGAGGTGTAG